A DNA window from Labrus mixtus chromosome 4, fLabMix1.1, whole genome shotgun sequence contains the following coding sequences:
- the LOC132973475 gene encoding uncharacterized protein LOC132973475: MLLQVQFILLSLLLIFESPSMHGLPCSSLGHCFGNSSDVNPDPAPPREESNNSRQSRNNHRLPDPIISQPEALPSRPREEQHKHTQRTISCISTHSTITSKVNGSHSISVCSMQDADDHPCFESPPPCHSLSQSSEDEELEFDCSPELEMKYPQIPRPSIIIRQSKEPKFQETESDRSDSRETEDGGLSGMENKLELPPLFSPLPSPPPAPPRWKFFGHRFENGKDLRLCQGIIKETIL, translated from the exons ATGTTGTTGCAAGTACAATTTATCTTACTGTctcttttacttatttttgaaTCCCCCAGCATGCATGGACTACCATGTTCCTCTTTGGGCCACTGTTTTGGTAATTCGTCCGATGTCAACCCTGATCCAGCACCTCCTCGGGAAGAGTCGAACAACTCCAGACAAAGCAGAAATAATCACAGACTTCCAGATCCAATAATCTCCCAGCCTGAAGCTCTACCGAGCAGGCCGCGGGaggagcagcacaaacacactcagaggaCTATCAGCTGCATCTCAACCCACTCCACCATAACCAGTAAAGTCAATGGATCCCACTCCATCTCTGTCTGCAGCATGCAGGACGCAGATGACCACCCGTGCTTTGAGTCACCTCCACCCTGCCATAGCCTGTCACAGAGCTCTGAGGATGAAGAGCTGGAGTTTGACTGTAGTCCCGAGCTCGAGATGAAATATCCTCAAATCCCTAGACCCTCCATCATCATCAGACAGTCGAAG GAACCAAAATTCCAGGAAACAGAGTCTGACAGGTCTGACAGTAGGGAGACAGAGGATGGAGGGTTATCAGGTATGGAAAACAAACTGGagcttcctcctcttttctctccgcttccctctccacctcctgctcctccacgCTGGAAGTTTTTTGGGCACAGATTTGAGAACGGAAAAGATTTGAGATTGTGTCAAGGCATCATTAAAGAAACAATTCTCTAA